One Phragmites australis chromosome 23, lpPhrAust1.1, whole genome shotgun sequence DNA window includes the following coding sequences:
- the LOC133905792 gene encoding transcription factor NAI1-like yields MDDSSMFLQWAMNQLHEHPPAAAACGYQDGGGSSRMGGGRDEEAAFPSLQALPNASQSQSQNATAGVRDLTVQVDHLANSWSSSDSPGAVMDHDAAAGWSPHTARARTTGLGGSSNSRPMSWNFSAAALSMAQTTDETGGGVAVPEAAASARAQAPARRVGSAGPAAVAASSSPVPVQDHIIAERRRREKINQRVIELSTVIPGLKKMDKATILGDAVKYVRELQEKVKSLEEEGARNAGNGIQSAVLVKKPCRVPDDEGAASGSNGGLPEIVARLSEKSVLLRIHCDSARGLLVTVLSEVEQMHLSITHTNVIPFPASTVIITITAKVEEGFNATVDDIIRRINSVLHQHYSSNSEETRR; encoded by the exons ATGGACGACTCGAGCATGTTTCTCCAGTGGGCAATGAACCAGCTGCACGAGCACCCCCCTGCAGCCGCTGCTTGTGGATACCAGGATGGTGGCGGTAGCAGCCGCATGGGCGGCGGCAGAGATGAGGAAGCTGCCTTCCCGTCGCTCCAAGCGCTCCCCAACGCCTCCCAGTCCCAGTCCCAGAACGCGACCGCCGGAGTCCGAGACCTGACGGTGCAGGTGGACCACCTGGCCAACAGCTGGAGCTCCAGCGATAGCCCCGGCGCCGTCATGGACCATGACGCGGCCGCCGGGTGGTCCCCCCACACAGCCCGCGCCAGGACCACCGGCCTTGgcggcagcagcaacagcaggcCGATGAGCTGGAACTTCAGCGCCGCCGCCTTGTCGATGGCGCAGACAACCGATGAGACCGGCGGCGGCGTTGCGGTTCCGGAAGCCGCGGCGTCTGCGCGGGCGCAAGCGCCGGCGAGGAGAGTTGGCAGCGCGGGAcctgcggcggtggcggcgtcaTCGTCGCCGGTGCCGGTGCAGGACCACATCATCgcggagcggcggcggagggagaAGATCAACCAGAGGGTCATCGAGCTCTCCACCGTCATCCCCGGGCTCAAGAAG ATGGACAAGGCCACTATTCTCGGGGACGCGGTGAAGTACGTGAGGGAGCTGCAGGAGAAGGTCAAGTCCCTCGAGGAGGAAGGCGCCCGCAACGCCGGCAACGGCATCCAGTCCGCGGTGCTCGTCAAGAAGCCGTGCCGCGTGCCCGACGACGAGGGGGCGGCAAGCGGCAGCAACGGCGGCCTGCCGGAGATCGTGGCGCGGCTCTCGGAGAAGAGCGTGCTGCTGCGGATCCACTGCGACAGCGCGAGGGGGCTGCTGGTGACGGTGCTGTCGGAGGTGGAGCAGATGCACCTCTCCATCACCCACACCAACGTCATACCCTTTCCCGCCTCCACcgtcatcatcaccatcacggCAAAG GTGGAGGAGGGGTTCAACGCCACGGTAGACGACATAATAAGGAGGATTAACTCCGTGCTGCACCAACATTATAGCAGTAATAGTGAAGAAACGAGAAGATAA
- the LOC133906252 gene encoding malate dehydrogenase, glyoxysomal-like, with amino-acid sequence MEQQQQGADAAAAARRMATLASHLRPHPTSQPQELLYSLLTFLLLFFLEEEEVSFLSGSNCRAKGAFKVAILGASGGIGQPLALLMKMNPLVLVLHLYDVVSQLTLAT; translated from the exons atggagcagcagcagcaaggggccgacgcggcggcggcggccaggcGGATGGCCACGCTCGCCTCCCACCTGCGCCCGCACCCCACCTCTCAGCCTCAG GAACTGCTCTACTCTCTGCTAACTTTTCTCCTCCTGTTCTttttggaggaggaggaggtctcCTTCCTGAGCGGATCCAATTGCCGTGCAAAAGGGGCATTCAAGGTTGCAATCTTGGGCGCGTCTGGTGGGATCGGTCAGCCGCTCGCGTTACTAATGAAGATGAACCCACTTGTTTTGGTGCTCCATCTATATGATGTGGTGTCACAGCTGACATTAGCCACATGA